In the genome of bacterium, the window CCGCAGGGAACGGACAGCAAGGTCAAACGGGGGCTCCGGGCTATGGGGCCGGCGGCGGATCTCCCTGGGTGGCGGGGCAGAGCCAGGGAGGAAGTCGGGGGGAAGGGATCGCCAACGAGTGTTATCCTGCGGGTGACGGGGGGAATGGGGGCCGCGGGGCGGGAGGGGGCATATTGATCAAAGCCCCTTCCGTCGATGTCCGTGGGGCCTCTATTGACAATCGAGGTGGCGGAAACACGGTGGCGAACGGAGGGACCCTGAAGGTTTTTTATATCGATTACCAGGGCGGTAGCCTGACGAATAGCGGCCGCACCTACCTGAAGCAGATGCTGATGCCGGAAGCCGGAACCGTGTTTGAGTTTTAATGGCGTCGCACATAGGGGGCGCCGACAATGGAGCCCTCGGGGATGGGGCCGCCATCCCAGCGCAGACGAAGGGCACCGGGCCCGTTCCGGACGCCATGTTCAACCTTGAGCGGATACACTCCGGCTTTGAGTGGCAGGGTCACTTTGCGGCCGCTGCCACGCCAGTCTGAATTTTTCCAGTTGTCAATAAGCCAGACGTCTCCAAGCCGGATCCGCAGGCCCCCGCCACTCTCCGCAAAGAAGGTGTAGGTTCCGGTTTCAGGGACCCTCAGCGAGCCTTGCCACCGGGCGGAGTAATCATGGCGGCCCACGCCGGTTGCAGGTGATTGGAACCCGTAATCGGAGCAGATACGGGGCTCCAGTCGTCGGCAGATCGGTTGTTGAAAGTCAGATCCCTGGAAATAGGTAACCTCCAGTCCTTCCTGAACCAACCAGAACGGGGCACGCCAGGCAAGGGCCCCGATGATGAGCAGGCCCGCCGCCCCCAGTACAGGTTGCCACCATTTGAAAGAGCGGCTGCGCCGCCAGGCAATCAACGCCAATGCCATCCAGAACACTGTGATCATGACCATCGACCAGTGTAAGGTCGCGTAGTGCGTATCACTCAATCCCCGGGTCAGTAACTGGACATCAGAGAAGATCCATTTGGCTGTATCCATGCCAGTCCCGGCGATCTCGCGTTGATTGACCTCAAAGGAGGAGAATTGTCGCATCAGTGAAAACAGGAATGCCGCCGCCAAAACAAGATGGGCAGATCGGACGTGGCGTGATCTGGCTCGCCACGCAAGGATGGCCAGCAGGGCAAATGGGTAGAGTTTGAGTGAATACCGGTGTTGCCATTCGGAGCCAAGCGGGAGCGGGAAGAAGGCGGTCGCCAGAAGAAACGTGGCCATGAAAAGTCCCGTTGCGACCTTTGGCAACATGGACGACGGCCCCTTTGAAGGCAAGGTCAGGAGTGCGATGACCCCGAAAAACAAGATCACGCCCGACTCCCAATAACTCTGAAACAGGACCCAGATGTTGTGGCCCAGGGCCTGCCAGAAATCCAGGTTCCACCAGTCTGACAGTCTGTGCGGGGCAAGCGTACTGCCGGCCAGAGAACCGTAGCCGGTGGTCAGTTGCCCGACCGCGTGCCGGTAGAATAGAACAAAGGGAAGGACGGCCAGCAGAAAGCTGCCGGCAAAGATGACGCGAACCCGGAGAGGTTGCCCGGGTCCGAATCTAAAAAGGAATGGGATAATCGGGATGGCTAATAAATATTCTCCGCGTACCAGGCATAGTCCGCCCAGCAGGACTCCCGCAAGAGGCCCCATCCAATTCACCATGGCTTTTTCTTCCTCCAGGTGGATGCCGGCGTCCCTGCCGGCATTCGGTGTCGCCAGGGATGGCGCGCTCCCCCTTCGGTTACTCCAGATCGCCAGCAGAATAATGCCGCAGAGCAGCATGAGTTCGATCGAATGGGTGAAAATACTCCGCTGATACGTCCATTTGGCCAGGGACGTTCCCGAAATCAGGAATGCGGCTACCGGCACATTCCAGCCTGAAACGGCAATCTGGTGGGCGGCCAGGAAAAGCAAAACAGTGGCCAGCAGGCTATAGGTGGCGCTGGCCAGGCGCATCCAGCGCAAGGCGGGCAGATCGATCGGGGAAGTGAAGGGCCGGTGTTCCCAGGCATTATACAGCCACACCGCCGGAGCCAGGAACAACGCGGTGCCCGGCAATCCGTGATTGTGCTGGATCACGGGGCGGCCGACGTTCAACTCCGTGGGGGCGGAAAACAGGCTTTTATGATTGATGAGGTTTTGGGTGTAGGCGGTATAATAGGAATCATCGTCGTGATCAATACTCCCCGCCATGCCGTCAAAGGGGCGCTCAAAGAAGAGGAAGCCGAGCAGGAATGTATAGGCCAGCGCCAGCAGGGCAAACCGTTTTTGGCCCGAACCGGCATAGCGGCTGATCAGGCCGGCCACCACCCACACTGAGCTGAGCCACACCCCGATTTGCCAGACCAAGCTGCCGGAGGCGACCGCAGGACGAAACGGCTGGTATGCCTTAATAGGCGCGGGGATGACGCGGAAGAAAACCCCTGCGCCAGGCAGGGAATAAACGCCCAGATTGACTCCCTGTGACAGCCAGTCAGGCGGAAAGGTGCCGCGCTGGATAATCTGCATGGCTTGCGACTTCAATGCGCCACAGAAGGGCAGTTCGGTGGTTTCGTCATTTCCGGTGCACACCCGTAAGGCGTTGCGTTCCGTTGAAAACCACTCGATGAGGCAGCCTTCGGGGAATGCGGTGGAATCCAGGCGCAGCACGGAATGGCCGGCTGTGGCTGACGTCGGCGTCAGGCGGAACCAATCCTGACCTCTCCCGTCGGTGAACCTCTGGATCAGTCCGGTCAGTCCTTGATCGGACAAAGGGTGGAAAGCGGACGGCGGGTGCAGGTCGGCTTGCTCGGTTAAGCCCGGTGACCAAATGAGCGGCACCACCAGGAGCGTCATATTCAGGGCTGCCCCTGCCGCCAGATATTTGAGGGATCGGAAGAACAACATCAGGAGAATTATAAGGAGGCCGTGGCGTCCCGTATATCTGCGGAAGTAACGATTTTATTATCGTTATTCCGGTGATAGCGCGATGGAGGGCGCCGCTCTGTCCTGCTCCTTGCATTGATATAAAGAGAAGACTTCACCACTGATTGAAGAAATGAGGGAAATCCAGAAACGCCCAAAATGTTTTGCGATTTGTCATGTCTGGCATAACGCGCTATGGGCACAGTAGCTTCTCCTGTAACTAGCCAGCCATGAAAAATCGCCAAACGGGTTTTCCCCGGACATCAGGGGAAATTGAGGAAGCTCAGGGTATGATCCCAGTATGATTCTTTAATGTCACCCGAAACACCGTTGCGGGATTTTAATTTGGGGAAGACCCTAACGCGTTACCGTGTAACCCAATAGACTGAGCACCCCGAATTAATAATGCCGCAACATTTTGGATTTCTTCGGCTGAATCTGTATTTCTTTTATTTCTTCAATCAGTGGTGAAGTCTTCTTGTATTTACGTGCCAGGAGAAGGCCCTGTCCGCCGCCGGCGGTTAGAAAGGTTTTGACAGAGCAAAACCCTCCATGCATTGTGACTCCTGTATTTATGACCGCTAAACCTTTAACCATAGGCGTGAACACGCTGTTTTATATCCCCGGCGAAGTCGGGGGAACGGAGACGTACCTCCGCAAGACGCTGGTGGCCATGGCGGAGCAGGCCGGGGCCGACCGGCTGGTGGTGTTCACCAATCTGGAGAATCATGACACCTTGAAGGCCGATCTGGCGGCGTTTCCGGGGATCACCTTTGTGCAACTGAAATTCCGTGCGATGAACCGGTCGGTGCGCATTCTCCGTGAGCAGCTGGAACTACCCTGGAAGGTTCGGGCCAGTGGCGTGGAGGTACTCTGGTCGCCCGGCTACACGGCGCCAGTGCTGGTGGCCTGTCCTCAGGTGGTGTCGATCCTGGACATGCAGTATAAGGCCTTTCCGCACGACTTGACCTTTACTGCCCGGCTGGCGACCGATATCCTGGTTAAGGCGGCAGTCCGCCGGGCCAAACGGATTATTGCGATCTCGAAATTTTCAAGAGGCGAGATTGTTAAATACACTTCTGCTGAGGCGGGTATTATCGATGTGGTTTATCTGGCGGCAAGCCCTATTTTTGCGGTGCCCCTGCCGGTGGAGACTCGCGCCCAGTCGTTAGGTCGGCTGATATCCTCTGACCGCCCGTATCTTCTTTGCGTGGCCGCGACCTATCCCCATAAAAATGTGCAGGCCCTGATCACCGCGTTCGGGCAGCTGATGCCTGCCATTCCGCATAACCTGGTCCTTGTGGGGAATTCCAGGCTAGGGGAGCCGGAGGTGGCTAAAGCGCTGGCGGCGCTCCCGGATCCGTCGCGCGTGATCCGTCTGAAGCGCCTGTCGGAGCCTGAGCTAGTGGCCCTGTATCAGGGCTGCGATGCGTTTGTGTTTCCTTCGCGCTACGAGGGGTTCGGGCTACCGGTATTGGAGGGGTTGATGGCGGGGGTGCCGGTGGTGACGACCCGATGTGCCTCGATTCCCGAGGTGGGCGGGGAGGTGGCGTGTTATTTCAATCCGGACGATCCCATGGCATTGCCTGCGGCAATTCAGACGGTATTAGGGTGGTCCCCCGCCGAGCGGCAGGAGCGCATTCAAAGAGGGCGTGAGTTCGCCCGGGGCTTCTCCTGGTCAGCCACCGCCGCCGGGACCTTGAAGATTTTGCGGGATGTGTAGGCCAGAGGTTTTGACGGAGCAAAACCCTCCATTATAACTGGAACAGGTCGAGAAATCTCAAATGGAGGGTTTTGCTCCGTCAAAACCTCTGCATGTGGCGCTGTGAGGGGAGGCTGGTGGGCGGTACAGGACTCGAACCTGTAACCTTCTGGGTGTAAACCAGACGCTCTAACCAATTGAGCTAACTGCCCGCCTTGAGATCAGGAAGGACGGCATGATGCCGGATGATGCCGTCCACGTCAAGCGGGGGATGAAATTTGTCCTGTTAGGCAAGTTCGGTGAAGAAGGACTTCACCACTGATTTAAGAAATGAAAGAAATTCAAAAATACCCAAAATGTTTGGCGATTTGTCATGGCTGGCTTGGCGCGCTTTGAGCACGGTAGGTTCCCCTGTAACTAGCCATCCATGAAAAATCGCCAAACGGGTTTTCCCCGGACATCAGGGGGAATGAGGAAGCTCAAGGGCTTGAATCCACTATTATCAAGTTTTGGCAAGGAGTCAGATACGAAAAACTCTCATTTTTGGTTCCTGCCAGGCTAGGTCAGGATAATGGGCAAGACATGATCCGGCCACCGCTTATCAGCGGCGGCTACGTAGCCGCGCCTGATAAGGCGTGGTTCTGACAGGATCATATGCGGACCATTTCGGAAACGTCCGAAAATTCTTTGGAATTCAAGAAAACCCGTTTGGCGATTTTTGATGGCTGGTGTACCCTGCCAGACACACAAATCGCCAAACATTTGCATTTCCTTGGCGACTTCGCGGCTTCGCGTGAAATACTCTTAATCTCGATTTCTCCCATTTCTTAAATCAGTGGTGAAGTCCTCTTGATTTTGCGTGATAAGTCGCCCCGGGTTCGGTACAAACGCAGGAACTTTTTGGAGATAAAGAATGAAATCAGCGTTACTTGACACCCTTGAGAAGCAGTTTGACGTGAAGCTCCCCTGTATGCGGGGCATCAAAAAGGCCATGACGGCCGAAATGGATGCCGGCCTCGCCGGCCGGAAAAGTTCCCTCGCCATGTTGCCGGCCTTTTGCGATGCCGCCAGTGGCCGGGAAAAAGGCCAGTATCTGGCGCTCGATCTCGGGGGGACCAATTTCAGGGTCATGCTGGTCAGTCTGCCCGGCGCAGGAAAGGCGCCGCGGGTGGTGGCTGAGGCGAAGTACAAGCTGGCGCGCGAACATATCAGCAGTTCTGGCGATGTGCTCTTTGACGCCATTGCCGGGTATCTCCGGAAATTCCTGAAAGACCACGCCGGGGCCTACTCGCTAGGGTACACCTTCAGCTTTCCGGTGCAACTGCTGGGGATCGACGAGGGGATTCTCATCAAATGGACCAAGGAGTTTTCGGCTGAAGGCGTGGTGGGGCGTAAAGTGGTAGAGCTCCAGAGGCAGGCGCTGGCCCGTAAAGGCGTGGCCAACGTTAAGATTGTGGCCCTGGCCAATGATACCGTGGGTACGCTTCAGGCCCAGGCGGCCCTTGATCCGAATTGCGGCATGGGGGTCATTCTGGGAACCGGGTTCAATATTGCCGTACGAGTGGCTACCCGGCGGGTCAAGAAAGAGGTTGGCGGGTATTCCGGCAAGGGGATGATCATCAATATGGAGTGCGGAAATTTCTCCAAGTCGCTGCCAGCCACCTCCTATGACCGCCAATTGGACCGGGAATCAGGAAATGCCAAGCATCAGCTTTCGGAGAAAATGATTTCCGGGAAATACCTGCCGCAACTCTTCCGGCTGGTGGTGCTTGAGGTGATCCGGAAGGAAAAGTTGTTCAATGGCCGTGTGCCGCCGGTGTTTGCCGGCAAGGAGTCATTCCATGGGTTCCATATGGATACCCTCGAGGCGGGCTCTCCGGAGGCCGTGCGGAAACTTTCACTGGAACTGTTTGGACGGGTATTGACCCCGGCGGAACACCGGACTCTGCGTAAAATCGCCTCTATTGTGGCCCGGCGTTCCGCCCGCATTGCGGCGGCGGTGATAGGCGGGGCGATGACACGGATTGAGCGTCGCTCCGCGAAGCGGGTCACGGTGGCGGTGGATGGCTCGCTTTTCGAGAAATATCCCGGCTATCGACGGAATCTGGCATTGGCGCTGCGGGAGCTGGAAGGCAAGGCGGGCAAAGGCATAAGCTTGAAGTTGACCAAAGACGGCTCCGGCATTGGCGCCGCCGTCATCGCCGCCGTCGTCAGCGCCAGGTAAAAGAGAGCATATTTACCACGGAGGAGCGGAGATTTAGAGAGAGAATGCAAATGTGGCGTTTATTTCGGTCACGCGGGTACACGTGACCCAAATAAACGCCACGGTTTCTTGAGGGGATATTTTGAGAGGTCCTTCGGCACAGTTCAGGGTGGGAGATGATTTTTCGATTGATCCTCCTTATTTTCTCTTTGAATTACTCCAGAAAGGGTTGCGGGAATTTCAGATGCGGTACTCCGCAGCTTAAATTCCCGCAACATTCTCTCTCTCAAAATCTCCGAGTCTCCGTGGTAAATCTTCCTCTTTTTCCGCGCTTGCATCCCCTGCCTTCTGGGACTACATTTAATGAGTTAAACACGGAGTACTCTTATGCCGAAATTCCGATACGTTGCCATGGATGCCAAGGGGCGTGAAGTTGAGGGCATGCTCGATGCCGACAACGAGACCCGCGCCCTGACGGCCCTCAAAGACAAAGGCCTTTTTCCCACCAGCGTGACCGATATCGGAGGCGGCCGCAACCGTGGGCCCTCGCGTGGAAGTGGCGGGGGCAAAGGGCCGGTCGTCGCCAAAGTCCAGAGCAGTGGCGGCTCGCGCGAAATCAAAATGCCCTCTTTCCTGCAGCCGCGGATCAAAGAGAAGCAGATCATGATCTTTACGCGCCAGTTGGCTACCCTGGTGGACGCCGGGTTGCCCCTGTTGCGGTGTCTGCATGTGTTGCAGAAGCAGGAGAAAAATCCGCAGTTCAGGGACGCGCTGGCCGGGATGGCCGAGTCCGTTGAAGGCGGTAGCACCTTCGCCGAATCCATGTCGCAATTCCCCAAGGTGTTTACCCCCTTTTTCGTGAACATGGTCAAGGCCGGTGAGACGTCAGGCGCGCTCCAGACGATTCTGGTGCGGTTGGCCGAATTCATGGAAAAGAGCAATAAAATCCGCAATAAAGTCAAGGGGGCCATGGTGTATCCCCTGGTCGTCATGGTCATGGCGGCGCTCATTTTGATTGTGTTGATGGTGTTCGTGATTCCGAAATTCAAGGAAATCTTTGACGATTTGCTGGGCGGAAAGTCGCTCCCGATGTTGACCCAGGCCGTCATTGCGATGAGTAATTTCATGGCCCAGCAGTGGTACATCGGGTTGGGCATCATTATTGTATGGGTGGTGGGCTTTAAGTCATTCAAAGCCACAAGGTCAGGGCAGGAGATGCTGGACAGGATCATGCTGAAAATGCCGATCTTCGGAACGCTGGTTCAAAAGACGGCCATTGGCAATTTTACCCGTACCCTGGGGACGCTGATGACGGGTGGTGTGCCGATTCTGCAGGCTTTGAATATTGTCAAAGAGGTGACCAATAACGCGGTGTTGTCACGCGCGGTTGAGCAGGTCCATGACAGTGTCAAGGAGGGCGAGACCATTGTGGTGCCGCTTGAGGCCTCCGGCGTGTTTCCTTCGATGGTGGTGAGCATGGTGCAGGTGGGTGAAGAGACTGGCGCCCTGCCCGAGATGTTGATGAAAATCGCGGAAAACTATGATGATGAGGTGGATACGGCGGTGGATGCCCTGACCTCGGTCATTGAGCCCATTATGATCATGTTGCTGGCAGTGATTGTGGGAACGATCGTCATCGCCATGTTCATGCCCATGATTTCGATCATTGGAAGTTTGTAAGCGGGTTATTCGTTATTTGGATATTTGGACGGCGCTAGGTCTATGAAATCTTAAATGGAGGGCGCTGCTCCGTCAGCGCCGGCACTTAGGAAGGTTTTGACGGAGCAAAACCCTCCATTAAATGGAGTTGAGGTTTGAATATGAAAAAACTAAATCGAATTGCTGTAGACTGCCGGGTTTGTATGGGGCAACCTATTATCCGCGGAATGCGCATAACGGTTAGTGTGATCCTAAAAATGATGGCGGCAGGGAAAAGCATCGACGAGGTTTTGGCAGCATACCCTGAGTTAGAAAGGGAGGATGTGCAGCAGGCCATAGAATACGCTGCATGGACTTCTTCTGAACAAGTGATCGTTGAGCAACTTGTAGCGGTGTAATTTCAATGGCTAAATTGAAGTATATCGCCGATATGAATATTTCGCCTTTAACGGTGAGTATTCTCTGTCGGGCCGGGTATGAGACGATTCGCGTGAATAAAGTCCTTTCGGCATCTGTGCCTGATGAGCAGATTCTTTCGTATGCGCGGGACAATGAATATGTGCTGATTACTGAGGATATGGATTTTTCGGCGTTGCTTGCGGTAAACGGGTATGATCGACCGAGTGTAGTGTCATTAAGGTTGTCGTTTTCCGACCCCGAAACGGTTGCGGATCGGTTGATACATATTTTGCCAGCATGTGAGGGGTCATTGGTGGATGGATGTGTCGTGGCGGTTTCTGATGAAGTAATCCGGATTCGGCACCTTCCGATCGGATGAAGATATATATCGCCATGTTCATGCCCATGATTTCGATCATTGGGAATTTGTGAGGTTGGCAGGGGTTATTCGTTATTGGTTATTTGGAGGGCGCCGATTAGATCGGTCTCGATAATCTTAAATGGAGGGCGCTGCTCCGTCAGCGCCAGCATTTAGGAAGGTTTTGACGGAGCAAAACCCTCCATTTAATGGAGTTGGGGAAGTGGCAAGCCGACTTGCTCAACCATGTGTGATGCGGTACAATTCAGGGATGAGGTCGACTATGAATGACGTTGATGTCGTGATATCAAATTGCCGCGAAGCGGGGAGTCTGCAACGTCGCGCCTTCACATTGATTGAGTTGTTGGTGGTGATTGCAGTGATTATGATTCTGTCGGGAATCACCCTGAAGATAATGGGGAGTGTGGGGAATAAAGCGGCCAGGGCACGGACGATCTGGAAGATGGAGCAGGTTAAAAATGCGTTAGCCGCCTATTATGCGGCTAATGGGTTTTATCCTCCGGGTGACACCTATGATGCCAATTCGTTCT includes:
- a CDS encoding PA14 domain-containing protein; protein product: MLFFRSLKYLAAGAALNMTLLVVPLIWSPGLTEQADLHPPSAFHPLSDQGLTGLIQRFTDGRGQDWFRLTPTSATAGHSVLRLDSTAFPEGCLIEWFSTERNALRVCTGNDETTELPFCGALKSQAMQIIQRGTFPPDWLSQGVNLGVYSLPGAGVFFRVIPAPIKAYQPFRPAVASGSLVWQIGVWLSSVWVVAGLISRYAGSGQKRFALLALAYTFLLGFLFFERPFDGMAGSIDHDDDSYYTAYTQNLINHKSLFSAPTELNVGRPVIQHNHGLPGTALFLAPAVWLYNAWEHRPFTSPIDLPALRWMRLASATYSLLATVLLFLAAHQIAVSGWNVPVAAFLISGTSLAKWTYQRSIFTHSIELMLLCGIILLAIWSNRRGSAPSLATPNAGRDAGIHLEEEKAMVNWMGPLAGVLLGGLCLVRGEYLLAIPIIPFLFRFGPGQPLRVRVIFAGSFLLAVLPFVLFYRHAVGQLTTGYGSLAGSTLAPHRLSDWWNLDFWQALGHNIWVLFQSYWESGVILFFGVIALLTLPSKGPSSMLPKVATGLFMATFLLATAFFPLPLGSEWQHRYSLKLYPFALLAILAWRARSRHVRSAHLVLAAAFLFSLMRQFSSFEVNQREIAGTGMDTAKWIFSDVQLLTRGLSDTHYATLHWSMVMITVFWMALALIAWRRSRSFKWWQPVLGAAGLLIIGALAWRAPFWLVQEGLEVTYFQGSDFQQPICRRLEPRICSDYGFQSPATGVGRHDYSARWQGSLRVPETGTYTFFAESGGGLRIRLGDVWLIDNWKNSDWRGSGRKVTLPLKAGVYPLKVEHGVRNGPGALRLRWDGGPIPEGSIVGAPYVRRH
- a CDS encoding glycosyltransferase family 1 protein is translated as MTAKPLTIGVNTLFYIPGEVGGTETYLRKTLVAMAEQAGADRLVVFTNLENHDTLKADLAAFPGITFVQLKFRAMNRSVRILREQLELPWKVRASGVEVLWSPGYTAPVLVACPQVVSILDMQYKAFPHDLTFTARLATDILVKAAVRRAKRIIAISKFSRGEIVKYTSAEAGIIDVVYLAASPIFAVPLPVETRAQSLGRLISSDRPYLLCVAATYPHKNVQALITAFGQLMPAIPHNLVLVGNSRLGEPEVAKALAALPDPSRVIRLKRLSEPELVALYQGCDAFVFPSRYEGFGLPVLEGLMAGVPVVTTRCASIPEVGGEVACYFNPDDPMALPAAIQTVLGWSPAERQERIQRGREFARGFSWSATAAGTLKILRDV
- a CDS encoding type II secretion system F family protein — translated: MPKFRYVAMDAKGREVEGMLDADNETRALTALKDKGLFPTSVTDIGGGRNRGPSRGSGGGKGPVVAKVQSSGGSREIKMPSFLQPRIKEKQIMIFTRQLATLVDAGLPLLRCLHVLQKQEKNPQFRDALAGMAESVEGGSTFAESMSQFPKVFTPFFVNMVKAGETSGALQTILVRLAEFMEKSNKIRNKVKGAMVYPLVVMVMAALILIVLMVFVIPKFKEIFDDLLGGKSLPMLTQAVIAMSNFMAQQWYIGLGIIIVWVVGFKSFKATRSGQEMLDRIMLKMPIFGTLVQKTAIGNFTRTLGTLMTGGVPILQALNIVKEVTNNAVLSRAVEQVHDSVKEGETIVVPLEASGVFPSMVVSMVQVGEETGALPEMLMKIAENYDDEVDTAVDALTSVIEPIMIMLLAVIVGTIVIAMFMPMISIIGSL
- a CDS encoding DUF433 domain-containing protein; translation: MKKLNRIAVDCRVCMGQPIIRGMRITVSVILKMMAAGKSIDEVLAAYPELEREDVQQAIEYAAWTSSEQVIVEQLVAV
- a CDS encoding DUF5615 family PIN-like protein; the protein is MAKLKYIADMNISPLTVSILCRAGYETIRVNKVLSASVPDEQILSYARDNEYVLITEDMDFSALLAVNGYDRPSVVSLRLSFSDPETVADRLIHILPACEGSLVDGCVVAVSDEVIRIRHLPIG